One Vicia villosa cultivar HV-30 ecotype Madison, WI unplaced genomic scaffold, Vvil1.0 ctg.000308F_1_1, whole genome shotgun sequence DNA segment encodes these proteins:
- the LOC131626601 gene encoding exportin-T, with translation MDDLEKGILIMFDESGAIDHELKIKAKTYCTDVKEKPLVCRLCIEKLCSSNLVQVQFWCLQTLHELIQTRYSTITPEDKNLIRGTVFSILCLEDNNPTRVLEGPAFIKNKLAQVLIALIYFEYPLIWSSVFVDFLPHLRKGNLVIDMFCRVLNALDDELISLDYPRTPEELNVACRVKDAIRQQCVSDVVRAWYDIISMYRNSDQELCAIVLDSMRRYISWIDIGLIYNDVFVPLLFDLILVGAPSDQLQGSAVRCLLAVVSKRMEPQSKLSLLQSLQISRVFRLVTEDVNADLVPDIAALLSGYAVEALDCFKRISSEEAKGVSMELLNEVLPSVFYIMKNFEVDASFNIVQFLSGYVSTLKSLTPLSEKHILHLGQILEVILGLIRYDPEYRNNLDVMDKIGKEEEDRMSEFRKDLFVLLRTVGRVAPSVTQLFIRNSLASAISRSSDSNVEEVEGALSLLYALGESLSEEAIRTGSGLLSELLLMLLSTKFPCHSNRLVALVYLETVTRYVKFIQDNTQCIPVVLSPFLDERGIHHPNISVSRRASYLFMRVVKLLKVKLVPFIAVILQSLPDTVARFTTTNYTTEELSGSEDGSHIFEAIGLLIGMEDVPPEKQSDYLSSLLSPLCQQVEALLRNAKLLSYEETNARIAVIQQIIVAINSLSKGFSERLVTASRPAIGNMFKQTLDVLLHVLVIFPRVELLQNKVTSFIHRMVDTLGASVIPYLPKALEQLLAETEPKQMSGFLLLLNQSICKFNILVHDILEEIFPSVADRIFSVIPREGLPSGLDTVTEEIRELQELQRTLYTFLHVIATHDLSTVFISPKCKAYLDPVMQLLFYSSCNHKDVLIRKACVQIFIRLTKDWCAQPYEEKVPGFRSFVIETFATNCCLYSVLDRSFDFRDANTLLLFGEIVVAQKVMYDKFGDDFLIHFISKGFSVAHCPPDLAEQYCQKLQGSDIKALKSFYQSLIENLRLQQNGSLVFR, from the exons ATGGATGATTTAGAGAAAGGTATTCTTATCATGTTTGATGAATCGGGAGCCATAGATCATGAATTGAAGATAAAAGCTAAAACTTATTGCACCGATGTTAAGGAGAAGCCATTGGTTTGCAGATTATGCATTGAAAAGTTATGCTCTTCAAATCTTGTTCAAGTTCAATTCTGGTGCCTACAGACTTTGCATGAACTCATTCAGACACGATACTCAACAATAACCCCCGAAGACAAGAACCTCATCAGGGGTACTGTCTTTTCAATTCTCTGTCTCGAAGACAATAACCCTACTAGGGTTTTAGAAGGTCCTGCATTTATTAAAAACAAGCTTGCACAGGTTTTGATAGCTTTAATTTACTTCGAGTACCCTTTGATTTGGTCAtctgtttttgttgattttttaccCCATCTACGCAAGGGGAACCTGGTCATAGACATGTTCTGTAGAGTGTTGAATGCTCTTGATGATGAATTGATTAGTCTCGACTACCCTAGAACCCCCGAGGAGTTGAATGTTGCATGTAGGGTTAAAGATGCAATCAGACAGCAGTGTGTATCGGATGTAGTCAGAGCTTGGTATGATATTATTTCTATGTACCGAAATTCTGATCAAGAGTTATGCGCCATTGTTTTAGATTCCATgagaaggtatatttcttggatTGACATAGGGCTGATCTACAATGATGTTTTTGTCCCTttgttatttgatttgattttggttgGCGCCCCATCGGATCAGCTCCAAGGTTCTGCAGTCAGATGTTTGTTAGCGGTAGTTTCTAAGCGAATGGAGCCCCAATCGAAACTCTCATTGTTGCAAAGCCTTCAAATTAGTCGCGTATTTAGGTTGGTTACCGAGGATGTCAATGCTGACCTGGTTCCTGACATAGCTGCATTGCTTTCTGGGTATGCTGTGGAGGCCTTGGATTGCTTTAAACGTATAAGTTCTGAGGAAGCCAAAGGAGTTTCCATGGAGCTTTTGAATGAAGTTCTACCGTCTGTTTTCTACATAATGAAGAATTTCGAGGTTGATGCTTCATTTAATATTGTTCAGTTTCTATCAGGTTATGTTTCTACGTTGAAGAGCCTTACCCCTTTGAGCGAGAAGCATATACTTCATCTAGGGCAGATATTGGAAGTTATCCTTGGTCTTATCCGTTATGACCCTGAATACCGTAACAATCTCGATGTGATGGACAAAATTGGAAAAGAGGAGGAAGATAGGATGTCAGAGTTCAGAAAGGATTTATTTGTTCTACTTCGCACTGTGGGTCGAGTTGCCCCTAGTGTAACTCAGTTGTTTATCAGAAATTCGTTAGCAAGTGCTATATCAAGATCATCAGATAGCAATGTGGAGGAGGTGGAAGGTGCACTTTCTCTTCTGTATGCACTTGGAGAATCCTTGAGCGAGGAAGCCATAAGAACTGGGAGTGGATTATTGAGTGAGCTGTTGCTTATGCTTCTATCAACAAAGTTTCCTTGTCATTCCAATAGGCTAGTTGCTCTTGTTTACTTGGAGACAGTGACAAGATATGTTAAGTTTATTCAGGACAATACTCAATGCATTCCTGTTGTTTTGTCTCCATTTCTTGATGAAAGGGGCATACATCATCCAAACATTAGTGTAAGCCGCAGGGCCAGTTATTTGTTTATGAGGGTTGTGAAATTGCTGAAGGTGAAGTTGGTGCCTTTCATTGCGGTGATTTTGCAG AGCCTACCTGATACTGTTGCTCGGTTCACTACTACGAATTACACAACAGAAGAGCTATCAGGGTCAGAAGATGGTAGCCACATTTTTGAG GCAATTGGGTTATTGATTGGAATGGAAGATGTCCCACCTGAAAAGCAGTCTGATTATCTATCTTCTTTGCTCAGCCCTCTTTGTCAGCAG GTTGAGGCTCTGCTGAGAAATGCTAAATTGTTAAGTTATGAGGAGACTAATGCCAGAATTGCTGTAATCCAGCAAATTATTGTGGCAATTAATTCTCTCAGCAAG GGCTTCAGCGAGCGTCTTGTAACTGCTAGTCGCCCCGCAATTGGAAACATGTTTAAGCAG ACATTAGATGTACTTCTCCACGTTCTTGTTATATTTCCACGAGTAGAACTTCTACAAAACAAG GTTACATCATTTATACACCGCATGGTGGATACATTAGGTGCATCTGTCATTCCTTACCTTCCAAAGGCACTTGAGCAGTTACTTGCAGAAACTGAG CCAAAGCAAATGTCTGGTTTTCTTTTGTTGCTCAATCAATCTATCTGCAAGTTCAATATTTTGGTGCATGACATTTTGGAGGAAATTTTTCCATCTGTCGCTGATCGGATATTTAGTGTTATTCCAAGAGAGGGATTGCCTTCAGGTCTTGATACAGTCACTGAG gAAATTCGTGAGTTGCAAGAACTTCAGCGAACATTGTATACATTTCTTCATGTGATTGCTACACATGACTTGTCAACTGTATTTATTTCCCCAAAATGTAAAGCATACCTGGATCCAGTGATGCAATTGCTTTTTTACTCCTCCTGTAATCATAAGGATGTTCTTATAAGAAAG GCATGTGTGCAGATTTTTATTAGATTAACTAAAGATTGGTGTGCCCAGCCATATGAAGAAAAG GTTCCTGGTTTCCGGAGTTTTGTGATCGAAACGTTTGCTACAAACTGCTGTTTGTACAGTGTGCTGGACAGATCTTTTGATTTCCGTGATGCAAATACT CTTCTTTTGTTTGGAGAAATTGTGGTCGCGCAGAAGGTCATGTATGACAAATTCGGGGATGATTTTCTCATTCATTTTATATCAAAAGGATTTTCTGTTGCCCATTGCCCGCCAGATCTGGCCGAACAGTATTGTCAAAAGTTGCAG GGTAGCGATATCAAGGCTCTAAAATCTTTCTATCAGTCGCTCATAGAAAATTTGAGACTGCAGCAAAATGGAAGCCTCGTGTTCAGATAG